The Takifugu flavidus isolate HTHZ2018 chromosome 17, ASM371156v2, whole genome shotgun sequence genome contains a region encoding:
- the prmt6 gene encoding protein arginine N-methyltransferase 6, producing the protein MSHAEKRLKLDHETQQESLYFDSYTDVSVHEEMIGDRVRTNTYRMAILKNSESIRGKVVLDVGAGTGILSVFCVQAGAKKVYAVEACSIAEQAVRIVKQNRMEDRIEVIRGMVETVQLPDKVDVIVSEWMGYALLQESMLNSVLYARDKWLRPGGVMLPSTAELYITPVCDRVPVIRVHFWKTIKDQYGVDMSCMTDFARRCIINSEITVDTVDVEDVLSHPARFAELDLQRVTAEELREVKGKFRCESFGSAAVNAFCVYFTVTFPCPEGPLVLSTSPFKDETHWKQALLYLDAPVDVEQDTAVAGEVMLYPSADSARNICIHVDYTIGEHKRQSKTFSTID; encoded by the coding sequence ATGTCTCACGCTGAAAAGAGGCTAAAATTGGATCATGAAACCCAGCAGGAAAGTCTGTATTTTGACAGCTACACCGACGTCAGCGTCCATGAGGAAATGATAGGTGACCGAGTCCGCACGAACACGTACAGAATGGCGATACTGAAGAACAGTGAGTCCATACGGGGTAAAGTTGTCCTGGATGTTGGGGCTGGCACCgggattttaagtgttttctgTGTACAAGCCGGCGCTAAGAAAGTTTACGCGGTCGAAGCTTGTTCCATCGCCGAACAAGCTGTTCGAATTGTGAAGCAAAACCGCATGGAGGACAGGATTGAAGTGATACGGGGCATGGTGGAGACGGTGCAGCTACCCGACAAAGTGGACGTCATAGTGAGCGAGTGGATGGGCTATGCCCTCCTGCAGGAGTCCATGCTCAACTCGGTGCTCTACGCCCGGGACAAGTGGCTGAGGCCGGGCGGGGTCATGTTACCGAGCACCGCCGAGCTCTACATCACACCGGTCTGCGACCGGGTGCCCGTTATCCGCGTCCATTTCTGGAAAACCATCAAAGACCAGTACGGCGTCGACATGTCCTGTATGACCGACTTCGCCCGCAGGTGCATCATAAACTCTGAAATCACGGTGGACACGGTGGACGTGGAAGACGTGCTGTCCCACCCGGCTCGCTTCGCCGAGCTCGACCTGCAGCGCGTCACCGCGGAGGAGCTGCGGGAGGTGAAGGGCAAGTTCCGGTGCGAGTCGTTCGGCTCGGCGGCCGTGAACGCCTTCTGCGTTTACTTCACGGTGACTTTCCCGTGCCCTGAGGGCCCGCTGGTGCTCTCCACGTCCCCCTTCAAAGACGAGACGCACTGGAAGCAGGCGTTGCTGTACCTGGATGCCCCGGTGGACGTGGAGCAGGACACCGCGGTGGCCGGGGAGGTCATGCTGTATCCCTCCGCGGACAGCGCCAGGAACATCTGCATCCATGTGGACTACACGATCGGGGAGCACAAAAGACAGTCCAAAACCTTTTCCACCATTGACTAG